In one Pseudomonas hydrolytica genomic region, the following are encoded:
- the cadR gene encoding Cd(II)/Pb(II)-responsive transcriptional regulator, protein MKIGELAKKAGCQVETVRYYEREGLLPAPARSEGNYRLYGPEHLERLVFIRNCRTLDMTLEEIQRLLALRDLPRESCADINSLVDEHIEHVQARINSLQALRDQLLELRDRCNGTQEAQACAILRQLNASGGVQPLPDDGHTHVGKSHSH, encoded by the coding sequence ATGAAAATCGGTGAACTGGCGAAAAAGGCCGGCTGCCAGGTGGAGACCGTCCGTTACTACGAGCGCGAGGGCCTGCTACCGGCGCCCGCGCGCAGCGAGGGCAACTATCGCCTGTACGGCCCGGAGCATCTGGAACGGCTGGTGTTCATCCGCAACTGCCGCACCCTGGACATGACCCTGGAGGAGATTCAGCGCCTGCTGGCCCTGCGCGATCTGCCCAGGGAAAGCTGCGCCGACATCAACAGCCTGGTGGACGAGCACATCGAGCATGTGCAGGCGCGGATCAACAGCCTGCAGGCGCTGCGCGACCAGCTGCTGGAACTGCGCGACCGCTGCAACGGCACGCAGGAGGCGCAGGCCTGCGCGATTCTGCGCCAGCTCAATGCCAGCGGCGGCGTGCAGCCGTTACCGGACGATGGCCATACCCATGTCGGCAAGAGCCACTCGCACTAG
- a CDS encoding SdiA-regulated domain-containing protein, with product MRRLLTINPWLYLLCFVLLVGAVLGQQYRLFERVWFSVQEWQHGEQWREHSLWLGDYRVAIEAKPISGISDVSALTFDPDRRTLFSVTNKPAKVIELSLEGDLKRTIDLQGFGDPEAIEYVAPGTYVIADEREQRLVKVRIDDATRVLDAADFQQLSLGIGRNGNKGFEGLAYDAANQRLLVAKERDPVRIFEVLGFPHIDDSRPLALQVNTDPKRDARLFVRDLSSLDFDAATGHLLALSDESRLVIELNAEGKPISTLSLLRGQHGLKRGVPQAEGVATDDEGTLYLISEPNLFYVFRKAQ from the coding sequence ATGCGTCGCCTGCTTACCATCAACCCCTGGCTGTATCTGTTGTGCTTCGTGCTGCTGGTCGGTGCCGTTCTCGGCCAGCAATACCGGCTGTTCGAGCGGGTCTGGTTTTCCGTGCAGGAGTGGCAGCATGGCGAGCAGTGGCGCGAGCATTCGCTGTGGCTGGGCGACTATCGGGTGGCGATCGAAGCCAAGCCGATCAGCGGCATCAGCGATGTCTCGGCGCTGACCTTCGATCCGGACCGGCGCACCCTGTTCAGCGTCACCAACAAGCCGGCCAAGGTCATCGAGCTGAGCCTGGAGGGCGATCTCAAGCGCACCATCGACCTGCAGGGTTTCGGCGACCCCGAGGCCATCGAATACGTGGCGCCTGGCACCTATGTGATTGCCGATGAGCGCGAGCAGCGCCTGGTCAAGGTGCGCATCGACGACGCCACCCGCGTGCTCGACGCGGCCGACTTCCAGCAGCTCTCCCTGGGTATCGGGCGCAACGGCAACAAGGGCTTCGAGGGACTGGCCTACGACGCCGCCAACCAGCGCCTGCTGGTGGCCAAGGAGCGCGACCCGGTGCGTATCTTCGAGGTGCTGGGTTTCCCCCATATCGATGACAGCCGTCCGCTTGCGCTGCAGGTCAACACCGACCCCAAGCGCGATGCGCGGCTGTTCGTGCGCGATCTGTCGAGCCTGGACTTCGATGCCGCCACCGGCCATCTGCTGGCGCTGTCCGACGAGTCGCGGCTGGTGATCGAGCTGAACGCCGAGGGCAAGCCGATCAGCACCCTGTCGCTGCTGCGCGGCCAGCATGGCCTCAAGCGCGGCGTACCGCAGGCCGAGGGCGTGGCGACGGACGATGAAGGCACCCTCTACCTGATCAGCGAGCCGAACCTGTTCTATGTGTTTCGCAAGGCGCAGTAG
- a CDS encoding DUF3703 domain-containing protein has protein sequence MRMELQEAIDQAFAQALLELQARRASDALVWLERAHILSQRRPLLHARSHWLMLRAGWQLGDRREVLGQMPRMVAALLFSRVWVPSGNTGRARVSALRPMPISEELRRLLE, from the coding sequence ATGCGAATGGAACTGCAGGAAGCCATCGACCAGGCATTTGCCCAGGCGCTGCTCGAGTTGCAGGCTCGGCGCGCCAGCGACGCGCTGGTCTGGCTGGAGCGGGCGCATATCCTCAGCCAGCGGCGGCCTCTGCTGCATGCCCGTTCGCATTGGCTGATGCTGCGCGCGGGCTGGCAGTTGGGTGATAGGCGCGAGGTGCTGGGGCAGATGCCGCGCATGGTCGCGGCGCTGCTGTTCTCACGCGTCTGGGTGCCCAGCGGCAATACCGGGCGGGCGCGGGTCAGCGCCTTGCGGCCGATGCCGATCAGCGAGGAGCTGCGCCGCCTGCTGGAGTAG
- a CDS encoding NirD/YgiW/YdeI family stress tolerance protein, whose translation MKRTAFALMVLPLLSTAAFATGYTGPGATPQVTTVAAALEAADDTHVVLEGQIVKRLQDELYEFKDGTGTIQVEIDDEDWPGQSVSENAKVRLTGEVDKDFNSREIDVDRVELIN comes from the coding sequence ATGAAACGTACCGCTTTCGCTCTGATGGTTCTGCCACTGCTCAGCACCGCTGCCTTCGCCACCGGCTATACCGGCCCGGGTGCCACGCCGCAGGTCACCACCGTGGCCGCCGCACTGGAGGCCGCCGACGATACTCATGTTGTGCTGGAAGGGCAGATCGTCAAGCGCCTGCAGGATGAACTGTATGAATTCAAGGATGGCACCGGCACCATCCAGGTCGAGATCGACGACGAAGACTGGCCGGGCCAGAGCGTTTCCGAGAACGCCAAGGTGCGCCTGACCGGTGAGGTCGACAAGGACTTCAACAGTCGCGAGATCGACGTCGATCGGGTCGAACTGATCAACTGA
- a CDS encoding heavy metal translocating P-type ATPase, which yields MSRCCDHSHEPVAGGGQPVGHEHHAAPQLQSDEALGGTFTTRIRIEQMDCPTEERLLRDALGKVPGVAALHFNLLQRVLTVGHDEGALTRVLPAIRALGFTPQVQGQAGAPAPAAPPAHKPWWPLALAGVLATASELVHFMALGPDWLVALLAVMAIAICGPSTYRKGWVALKNRNLNINALMSIAVTGAVLIGQWPEAAMVMVLFTLAELIEARSLQRARNAIASLMDLAPPRATRRQADGSWQEVDVQAVAVGDVLRVRPGERIGLDGEVIAGASTVNQAPITGESLPLDKGVGDTLFAGTINQAGSLEYRVTAAARDTTLARIIHAVEEAQGSRAPTQRFVDRFSRIYTPTVFAFALAVAVLPPLLAGGAWLDWIYRALVLLVVACPCALVISTPVTIVSGLAAAARKGILIKGGVYLESGRHLALLALDKTGTLTHGKPVQTDCLSLGNGDEQQLALWAASLAARSDHPVSQALARALEGQALANVEAFEALPGRGTRGRIDGRLLHLGNHRLVEDLGLCSPALEQRLEALERQGKSVVLLCDEQRALMLFAVADTLRQSSREAVQQLHALGVRTCMLSGDNAHTVAAIAEQVGIDEARGDLLPADKLAWVETRQAQGRVVGMVGDGINDAPALAKAQIGFAMGAAGTDTAIETADVALMDDDLRKIPAFVRLSRQTHAILVQNIVLALGIKAIFLALTLAGEATMWMAVFADMGVSLLVVFNGLRLLRK from the coding sequence ATGAGCCGTTGCTGCGACCATTCGCACGAACCCGTTGCCGGGGGCGGGCAGCCTGTCGGGCATGAGCACCACGCTGCTCCCCAGCTGCAGTCTGACGAAGCGCTGGGCGGTACGTTCACCACGCGCATCCGCATCGAACAGATGGACTGTCCGACCGAGGAGCGCCTACTCCGCGATGCCCTGGGCAAGGTGCCGGGTGTCGCCGCCCTGCATTTCAATCTGCTGCAGCGCGTGCTTACCGTCGGCCATGACGAAGGCGCGCTGACGCGCGTGCTGCCGGCGATCCGTGCGCTGGGGTTCACCCCGCAGGTGCAAGGGCAGGCTGGGGCGCCAGCGCCCGCCGCGCCGCCTGCGCACAAGCCCTGGTGGCCGCTGGCGCTGGCCGGCGTGCTGGCCACGGCCTCGGAGCTGGTGCATTTCATGGCGCTCGGTCCCGACTGGCTGGTGGCGCTGCTGGCCGTGATGGCCATCGCCATCTGCGGGCCGAGCACCTACAGAAAAGGCTGGGTCGCTCTGAAGAATCGCAACCTCAACATCAATGCGCTGATGAGCATCGCCGTGACCGGCGCGGTGCTGATCGGCCAGTGGCCGGAAGCGGCGATGGTGATGGTGCTGTTCACCCTGGCCGAGCTGATCGAGGCGCGTTCGCTGCAGCGGGCGCGCAACGCCATTGCCAGCCTGATGGACCTGGCGCCGCCGCGCGCCACGCGGCGCCAGGCCGATGGCAGCTGGCAGGAGGTGGACGTGCAGGCGGTGGCGGTCGGCGATGTGCTGCGGGTGCGGCCGGGCGAGCGCATCGGCCTGGATGGCGAGGTGATCGCCGGTGCCTCGACGGTCAACCAGGCGCCGATCACCGGCGAGAGCCTGCCGCTGGACAAGGGCGTCGGCGATACGCTGTTCGCCGGCACCATCAACCAGGCGGGGTCGCTGGAGTACCGGGTGACGGCGGCGGCGCGCGACACCACGCTGGCGCGCATCATCCATGCGGTGGAAGAGGCGCAGGGCTCGCGCGCACCGACCCAGCGCTTCGTCGACCGCTTCTCACGCATCTATACCCCCACGGTGTTCGCCTTCGCCCTGGCGGTCGCCGTGCTGCCGCCGCTGCTGGCGGGCGGCGCCTGGCTCGACTGGATCTACCGCGCGCTGGTGTTGCTGGTGGTGGCCTGCCCCTGCGCGCTGGTGATTTCCACGCCGGTGACCATCGTCAGCGGCCTGGCCGCGGCGGCGCGCAAGGGCATCCTGATCAAGGGCGGTGTGTACCTGGAAAGCGGTCGACACCTGGCGCTGCTGGCGCTGGACAAGACCGGCACCCTGACCCATGGCAAACCGGTGCAGACCGACTGCCTGAGCCTGGGCAACGGCGATGAGCAGCAGCTCGCGCTGTGGGCTGCCAGCCTGGCGGCGCGTTCCGATCACCCGGTTTCCCAGGCGCTGGCCCGTGCCCTGGAGGGCCAGGCGCTGGCCAACGTGGAGGCGTTCGAGGCGTTGCCGGGGCGTGGCACCCGCGGCCGTATCGACGGGCGCCTGCTGCACCTGGGCAATCACCGCCTGGTCGAGGACCTCGGGCTGTGCTCGCCGGCACTGGAGCAGCGCCTGGAGGCGTTGGAGCGGCAGGGCAAGAGCGTGGTGCTGCTGTGCGACGAGCAGCGTGCGCTGATGCTCTTCGCCGTGGCCGACACGCTACGCCAGAGCAGCCGCGAGGCGGTGCAGCAGTTGCACGCGCTGGGCGTGCGCACCTGCATGCTCAGCGGCGACAACGCCCACACCGTGGCGGCCATCGCCGAACAGGTCGGCATCGACGAGGCGCGCGGCGACCTGCTGCCGGCGGACAAGCTGGCCTGGGTCGAGACGCGTCAGGCACAGGGGCGGGTGGTCGGCATGGTCGGCGATGGCATCAACGACGCACCGGCGCTGGCCAAGGCGCAGATCGGCTTCGCCATGGGCGCTGCCGGCACCGACACGGCCATCGAGACGGCGGATGTCGCACTGATGGATGACGACCTGCGCAAGATTCCCGCCTTCGTCCGCCTGTCCCGCCAGACCCACGCCATTCTCGTGCAGAACATCGTGCTGGCGCTGGGCATCAAGGCGATCTTCCTGGCCCTGACCCTGGCCGGCGAGGCGACCATGTGGATGGCCGTGTTCGCCGACATGGGCGTCAGCCTGCTGGTGGTGTTCAACGGCCTGCGCCTGCTGCGCAAGTGA
- the rpiA gene encoding ribose-5-phosphate isomerase RpiA → MTQDQLKQAVAQAAVDHILPRLDSKSIVGVGTGSTANFFIDALARHKMDFDGAVASSEATAARLKGHGIPVYDLNSVSELEFYVDGADESDERLHLIKGGGAALTREKIVAAVAKTFICIADASKLVPVLGAFPLPVEVIPMARSHVARELVKLGGDPVYREGVLTDNGNVILDVHNLSITDPVKLEADINAIVGVVTNGLFAARPADLLLLGTAEGVKTLKR, encoded by the coding sequence ATGACCCAGGATCAGCTCAAGCAGGCGGTGGCCCAGGCCGCCGTCGACCACATTCTCCCGCGCCTCGACAGCAAGAGCATCGTCGGCGTCGGCACTGGCTCCACCGCCAACTTCTTCATCGACGCGCTGGCCAGGCACAAGATGGACTTCGACGGCGCCGTGGCCAGCTCCGAAGCCACCGCCGCACGCCTCAAGGGCCACGGCATCCCGGTCTACGACCTCAACAGCGTCAGCGAGCTGGAGTTCTATGTCGATGGCGCCGATGAGAGCGACGAGCGCCTGCACCTGATCAAGGGCGGCGGCGCCGCGCTGACCCGCGAGAAGATCGTCGCCGCCGTGGCCAAGACCTTCATCTGCATCGCCGACGCCAGCAAGCTGGTGCCGGTGCTCGGCGCCTTCCCGCTGCCGGTGGAAGTGATCCCCATGGCCCGCAGCCACGTGGCGCGCGAGCTGGTGAAGCTGGGCGGCGACCCGGTGTACCGCGAGGGCGTGCTGACCGACAACGGCAACGTCATCCTCGACGTGCACAACCTGTCGATCACCGACCCGGTGAAACTGGAGGCGGACATCAACGCCATCGTCGGCGTGGTCACCAACGGCCTGTTCGCCGCCCGCCCGGCCGACCTGCTGCTGCTCGGCACCGCCGAAGGCGTGAAAACGCTCAAGCGCTGA
- a CDS encoding calcium-binding protein: MPIGISRLLVQGTPADDLLVAHPEPSRLVGGNGNDVLIDGPGSDSLLGGSGVNRLYGGLGDDYYTYDINADGRDVILDFDPTPGNIDTLIINESLEEFGPFERYQDDLLIGLYSTPAVVTIRNFFLDPAFRIERFRFGAVQVTDKDILRSFHIDPLAPPGRTADDPPSYTGERIRLTGKEWADRLVAGDQPTYMLGRGGNDMMIGSRHSDVLNGGTVKPMFFGDNQWNQLYGGPGNDYYQVDYSWDFSNHRIYDYDTTPGNIDTLQIRGPVTADQVRLYGVQGGSLSIELDTEQRIVIVNYLLDKAFVVERIRFDDGSELNEATIRQRLGLPAPTQASLLTPAPAWAGEPPAAALDGAGLLLAAAALWGG; this comes from the coding sequence ATGCCCATTGGTATTTCCCGCCTGCTCGTGCAAGGCACCCCAGCCGACGACCTGCTGGTCGCCCACCCCGAACCGAGCCGCCTGGTCGGTGGCAATGGCAACGACGTGCTGATCGACGGCCCCGGCAGCGACTCGCTGCTCGGCGGCAGTGGCGTGAACCGCCTGTATGGCGGGCTCGGCGACGACTACTACACCTACGACATCAACGCAGACGGTCGGGACGTGATCCTCGACTTCGACCCCACGCCCGGCAACATCGACACCCTGATCATCAACGAGAGCCTCGAAGAGTTCGGCCCGTTCGAGCGCTATCAGGACGACCTGCTGATCGGTCTGTACAGCACGCCGGCAGTGGTGACCATACGCAACTTCTTCCTCGACCCCGCGTTTCGCATCGAACGCTTTCGCTTCGGCGCCGTGCAGGTCACCGACAAGGATATTCTGCGCAGCTTCCACATCGACCCGCTGGCCCCGCCCGGCCGCACCGCGGACGATCCGCCCAGCTACACCGGCGAGCGCATCCGCCTGACCGGCAAGGAATGGGCCGACAGGCTGGTGGCGGGTGACCAGCCGACCTACATGCTCGGCCGCGGCGGCAACGACATGATGATCGGCAGCCGGCACAGCGACGTGCTCAACGGCGGCACGGTCAAGCCGATGTTCTTCGGCGACAATCAGTGGAACCAGCTCTACGGCGGGCCCGGCAACGACTACTACCAGGTCGACTACAGCTGGGATTTCAGCAACCACCGCATCTACGACTACGACACTACCCCCGGCAACATCGACACCCTGCAGATCCGCGGCCCGGTGACCGCCGACCAGGTGCGCCTGTATGGCGTGCAGGGCGGCTCGCTGTCCATCGAGCTGGACACCGAGCAACGCATCGTCATCGTCAACTACCTGCTGGACAAGGCCTTCGTGGTCGAAAGGATTCGCTTCGACGATGGCTCCGAACTGAACGAGGCCACCATTCGCCAGCGTCTCGGCCTGCCCGCCCCGACGCAGGCCAGCCTGCTCACGCCCGCGCCAGCCTGGGCCGGCGAGCCGCCGGCAGCGGCGCTGGATGGCGCCGGCCTGCTGCTGGCCGCAGCCGCGCTATGGGGCGGATGA